CCGGCCGCCCAGGGGGTCTGGAGCGCGCTCGATCGGGTGATTGACCCGGAGATCCGCAAGCCCATCACCGAGCTCGGGATGGTCACGGGAGTGTCCGTCGATGCGGCGGGCGGCGCCGACGTACAGATCCTGCTGACGATCGCGGGCTGCCCGGCGGCGCGCAGGATCGAGGCAGACACGCACGAAGCCGCCGCATCGGCCCCGGGCATCACCGCAGCCCGTGTCGAGGTCGGCGTCATGACCCCGACCGAGCGCGCCGCGTTTGTCGAGCGGGTGCGCGGCGAGCGGGGCGCCCGGGTAACGCAGTTTGGGCCGGACTCGCTGACGCGCGTGATCGCGGTGACGAGCGGGAAGGGCGGCGTCGGCAAGTCCTCGGTGACCACCGGTCTCGCCGTCGCACTCGCTGAGCGCGGGCTCTCGGTCGGCATCGTCGATGTGGACGTCTTCGGATTCTCGATCCCGGCGCTGCTCGGGCTCAGCCGCGACGGCGTGACCTCGCAGCCGACCCGGGTGGGCGAGCTTATCCTGCCGCCCGCGGCGTACGGCGTGCAGGCGATCTCGATCGGCATGTTCCTCGGCGACACCGACCCCCGCAAGGCTTCGGTGTCGTGGCGCGGCCCCATGTTGCACCGGACGGTCGAGCAGTTCCTCCGCGACGTGTGGTTTGGCGACCTCGACATCCTGCTGCTCGATCTGCCGCCCGGCACGGGAGACGTCGCGATCAGCGTCGGCCAGCTGCTGCCACAGGCCGAGGTCATCGTCGTGACGACCCCACAGGAGGCGGCATCGGACGTTGCGGTGCGCAGCGGGCTGGTGGCACGCCAGAGCGGCCAGCGCGTGACCGGCGTGATCGAAAACATGGCGGGATTGGCGCAGCCCGATGGCAGCGTGCTCGACCTCTTCGGCTCGGGCGGCGGCCAGCTGGTCGCTGACCGGCTCTCCGAGGACGTCGAGTTACCGGTCCCCCTGCTCGGCAGCATTCCGCTGAGCGTCGCCTTCCGCGAGGCCAGCGACGAAGGTCGGCCCGCGGTGGTGCATTCCCCTCAGGATCCCGCCGCGGCCGAGCTCATCCGGATCGCCGGCGTGATTGCGACCCAGGGTCGCGGACTCGCCGGGCGCTCGCTCGGGCTCGGACTGTCGTGAGCACGGCCGCTGAGGCTGCTCCGGCTCCCCTCCGCTTCGCGATACTCGGCAACGGTGCGATCGCCGCCGAGGTTCTCCGGCTCGTCGCCGAGCGTGGCGGCCGC
This genomic stretch from Leucobacter sp. CX169 harbors:
- a CDS encoding P-loop NTPase yields the protein MSDGMTREAASPAAQGVWSALDRVIDPEIRKPITELGMVTGVSVDAAGGADVQILLTIAGCPAARRIEADTHEAAASAPGITAARVEVGVMTPTERAAFVERVRGERGARVTQFGPDSLTRVIAVTSGKGGVGKSSVTTGLAVALAERGLSVGIVDVDVFGFSIPALLGLSRDGVTSQPTRVGELILPPAAYGVQAISIGMFLGDTDPRKASVSWRGPMLHRTVEQFLRDVWFGDLDILLLDLPPGTGDVAISVGQLLPQAEVIVVTTPQEAASDVAVRSGLVARQSGQRVTGVIENMAGLAQPDGSVLDLFGSGGGQLVADRLSEDVELPVPLLGSIPLSVAFREASDEGRPAVVHSPQDPAAAELIRIAGVIATQGRGLAGRSLGLGLS